The Immundisolibacter cernigliae genome has a window encoding:
- a CDS encoding IS481 family transposase, which produces MLIALHKQARTTPHVRAQIAASDEPVAVLARRFGVTEPTIYKWKRRPDVYDRPHTAHRLQTTLTPGQEAIVVYLRRALLLPLDDLLAVTREFLCPDVSRSGLDRCLRRHGVGNLRALRPAPDKAVSKTFKTYVPGFVHVDVKYLPQMADEDRRRFLFVAIDRATRWVYVALKADKSARSARAFLSALATACPVRITRLLTDNGTEFTDRLFGSRARAPTGTHEFDRLCQELGIEHRLTPPRHPQTNGMVERFNGRIADLLRTHHFRSSEDLEQTLHRYVTLYNHHLPQKALNAQTPAQALQHWYASKPELFHRRPNNRPGRDR; this is translated from the coding sequence ATGCTGATTGCACTGCACAAACAAGCCCGCACCACGCCCCACGTGCGGGCGCAGATCGCGGCCAGTGATGAGCCGGTGGCGGTGCTGGCCCGCCGCTTTGGCGTCACCGAGCCGACGATCTACAAATGGAAGCGGCGCCCGGATGTCTACGACCGGCCGCACACCGCGCACCGCCTGCAAACGACGTTGACCCCCGGCCAGGAGGCGATCGTGGTCTACCTGCGCCGGGCCCTGCTGCTGCCGCTGGACGACCTGCTGGCGGTGACGCGCGAGTTCCTGTGTCCGGACGTGTCCCGCTCCGGGCTGGACCGCTGCCTGCGCCGCCACGGCGTGGGCAACCTGCGCGCCCTGCGCCCGGCGCCGGACAAAGCGGTCAGCAAGACCTTCAAGACCTACGTGCCCGGCTTTGTGCACGTCGACGTGAAGTACCTGCCGCAGATGGCCGACGAGGACCGGCGCCGGTTCCTGTTCGTGGCCATCGATCGGGCCACCCGCTGGGTTTACGTGGCCCTGAAAGCCGACAAGAGCGCGCGCTCGGCGCGCGCCTTCCTCAGTGCCCTGGCCACGGCCTGCCCGGTGCGCATCACGCGCCTGCTCACCGACAACGGCACCGAGTTCACGGACCGGCTGTTCGGGAGCCGGGCGCGGGCCCCGACCGGGACGCATGAGTTCGATCGCCTGTGCCAGGAACTGGGCATCGAGCACCGTCTGACGCCCCCGCGCCACCCGCAGACCAATGGCATGGTCGAGCGCTTCAACGGGCGCATCGCGGACCTGCTGCGCACGCACCACTTCAGGTCCAGCGAGGACCTGGAGCAGACCCTGCACCGCTATGTCACGCTCTACAACCACCACTTGCCGCAGAAGGCACTGAACGCCCAGACTCCGGCTCAAGCGCTTCAGCACTGGTACGCTTCAAAACCGGAGCTGTTTCATCGAAGGCCAAATAATCGGCCGGGACGTGACAGGTAG
- a CDS encoding RDD family protein, which produces MLLVQWVGVALLGAVAVLLLKDSPDRGDAARGPATSAPSPLSPAAPAAPPPVNQSRSFLGGHHHPWRRYFARMIDSILFVTTLIFFVEFLMGLMMGLTGVTLPDILHLINTPGGQFWLVILALFLMIPVEAALLSQFKTTPGKWLFGIEVANPDGEPLSSEDARRRSLDVWVKGLGLGIPIVLIVPMMLAYRRLTRTGTTLWDTSCHAVVTHRSWTPARAIGAIATTLFVWVSFGLITQESPTPNQAVQETSRATILNDEEFLGAMKFAKRESTERIPYEEGVKRPKGETEPAGRDLLPHLKPKEPKATATATSEDGWAAYERGDYATALRVFRTLAERGDTNAQNSLGVMYNNGIGVTTNHAEAAKWYRLAAEQGNAYCQNMLGFMYGNGEGVAQDRVQAYKWLELAATLLPASDAANRKIAVENRDLVATLMTPAELAEAQRLVREWKPVVGRVPNP; this is translated from the coding sequence ATGCTGCTGGTGCAGTGGGTAGGGGTGGCCCTTCTGGGCGCGGTGGCTGTCCTGCTGCTCAAAGATTCGCCGGACCGGGGCGATGCAGCACGTGGACCGGCCACGTCGGCCCCGTCGCCCCTATCGCCAGCTGCACCGGCTGCACCGCCGCCGGTTAATCAAAGTCGAAGCTTTCTGGGCGGGCATCATCACCCGTGGCGGCGGTACTTTGCCCGCATGATTGACTCGATCCTCTTTGTGACCACCTTGATTTTCTTCGTGGAATTTTTGATGGGCCTGATGATGGGCCTGACAGGCGTCACGTTGCCCGACATCTTGCATCTTATCAACACCCCCGGTGGACAATTCTGGTTGGTTATCCTCGCGCTCTTTTTGATGATCCCGGTCGAGGCAGCGCTACTTTCTCAGTTCAAGACCACGCCCGGAAAATGGCTGTTCGGCATAGAAGTGGCCAATCCCGATGGGGAGCCCTTGTCATCCGAAGATGCCAGAAGGCGCAGTCTCGACGTATGGGTGAAAGGTCTGGGCCTGGGCATCCCAATCGTGTTGATTGTCCCAATGATGCTCGCCTATAGGCGGCTCACCCGGACCGGAACGACGCTGTGGGATACGTCCTGCCATGCGGTGGTAACGCATCGAAGCTGGACACCGGCACGTGCAATTGGTGCCATCGCCACAACGCTATTTGTATGGGTTTCGTTTGGGCTGATCACTCAGGAATCGCCGACGCCCAATCAGGCGGTCCAAGAGACATCGAGGGCAACAATACTGAATGACGAAGAATTCCTCGGCGCGATGAAATTTGCCAAGCGTGAGTCCACCGAGCGCATCCCATATGAAGAAGGGGTCAAGCGGCCCAAGGGCGAGACAGAGCCAGCCGGGCGTGACCTGCTGCCGCATTTGAAGCCCAAGGAGCCAAAGGCGACCGCAACCGCGACCAGCGAAGACGGCTGGGCCGCTTATGAGCGCGGTGACTACGCGACGGCCTTGAGGGTATTCAGAACGCTCGCCGAGCGGGGAGATACGAATGCCCAGAACAGCCTCGGAGTCATGTACAACAACGGCATAGGCGTAACCACAAACCATGCCGAGGCCGCCAAGTGGTACCGCCTGGCCGCGGAGCAGGGCAATGCGTATTGCCAAAACATGCTGGGGTTCATGTATGGCAACGGGGAGGGCGTGGCTCAAGATCGTGTGCAGGCTTACAAATGGCTTGAGCTCGCTGCGACACTTCTTCCCGCGTCAGACGCGGCAAACCGAAAGATCGCGGTCGAGAACCGAGACCTCGTCGCTACGTTGATGACGCCGGCCGAGCTCGCCGAGGCGCAGCGGCTCGTGAGGGAGTGGAAGCCAGTTGTTGGCCGCGTGCCGAATCCGTAG